TCAGGCACGGGCGGCTGTTCTGCTTGAAATCCTCCTCTGTCGCCTCGACACACTCCGCCAGGCGGCTGATGGGGACGCAGACGTCTGTCGTGATCACTTTCTGAGCACTCTTTGTCTTGCCCGCGTGCatggcggagaagaagcagCTACGGCGGGCCTCCCAAACGGTGTCCATGGCCTTGCCGTCTTTCAAGTAGCGTATCTCCTTGGCACCAAACTTCTTGAAAACTGCGGCCACCTTCTTGTAGTCGCCGTGGATGTGGCGCCGCCCCTCGTTGTCGCAGACAAACTCAAGCAGAACGCACGCCGACACGCGCAGGTTCGTTTTGTTGTACGAATTGGCCGCCGCTACACTCTCCTTGTTGAGCAGCTCGCATCGCAGCAGTGTGTGAGGGACACCTTGCTGCTtgagcgccaccaccgcacgcacTGCCGCGTGCGTCGTGTCGAAGAAGCCCACGCCGCCGGAGCTGCACTTCTGAATGGGAAACAGGCGAAAGCATACCTCACAGATGACGCCGAGGGTGCCTTCGCTACCAATGTACAGCTGAGTCAGCTCCAGCCCAGCCGATGACTTGCGCACCACCTGCCGCGTCTGCACAACGGTGCCCTGCGGGGTGACGACGCGCAAGGACAGCACGTTCTCGCGAGTGGTACCGTAGCGCAGCGTGCacatgccgctgccggaggtgGCCACCATGCCACCGACGCAGGGGTTCGAGGACGGGTCGGGGCCAAAGACGAAGCCGTGCTTGGCAGCTGCCTTGTTGAGAGTCATTTTGCGCACCCCAgcgcccacccacacgcacgagtTGTCGAGGTCGAAGTCCATCCGAGTCAAACGATCCGTGTCGATGACGATGCCGCCAGCGTATGGGATGCACGCGCCCTCGATGCCCGTGCCGGCGCCACGTGGCGTCATGGGCACCTTGTACTTCGCGCACACCTGTACCACCGCAGCCACCTGTTCCGTCGAGTTCGGCCGGACGGCCGCCACAGGGACGGAGCCGGCGTGGCTCGACTTGTCCTTGCTGTAAAACTTACGAAGAGTCACAGCATCCGTTACCATGGACTTGGGGCCCAAGTTGAGCCCCACAAGCTCATCAAGGCATGCCTTGTACTTGCTCTGGCGAGCGGTGAAAGGCTCGAACTCGAACTCCTCAACAGCACTCATGATGACGCGGGTAGGGGAGAATAGAGGCGGTAGATGGTGCGCAGGCTGGGACCTGAAGGACAACGCTGCGCATATGACGGTAGTTTCACAAATCGCGTAACAGTCCACAATGACGAACGGGAGACGAAGATGATGACGGAGCCGCGGACACAGAACAGCAGCTTCCCGAATCGATATGGACAAGTAGAAGGCAAGTGCAGGCGAGAGAAAAAGGCTAAGACTCTGAGGGGAAAGGAAGGCACATGTGCGATGGAGCCGCAAGGCAACAAGAGCGAAAGAGGTGAGGGGTTGAGCTGGCCATGAGGACTGCGCGGTGGATGGAAGTATGAGCATGAGGCGCCTGCTTTGGCCTCAACCCTAGAGAGCATGCGGGCAGCCGACCGgggagagcggaggagaaTACGGAGACGTGCGatctcacacacacacacagagtcGAGACAAAGGCGATGCTGAGGCAAAACATTTTGAATACACCCCCAAGCGCGTTTTATGCCTCCGATCTTGCGCTCGCCTCCCGCTCTTTTCCTTCACGGCAGCCAGTCCCACATCGGGTACGATGATGCAACACGCctctcacgcacgcgtgcatcgACACTGTTGGGAGAACACCGCTGCGGAGTGGAGAATAACTCGCCAAGCGCACAAGACGACGAGTGCGGTTcgcttctcttgctcttAGCAAGTACCACACTCGCAGACGCTCAAGTACTTCGCACATGGCGAggacgcaaaaaaaaaaaaatgcagcACCACCCGGAGAAAGCGAAGGGCCATGCGgaggagcacacacgcacacatgcgtaCGCGTACGCAGAGGCTGTAAGTCTCACGAGAGGGTGAAAGACGGAATACTAGAAACGGAGAAACAAGAGCGTGCGAGGGGCGGGGCGTTGTATGGCAAAGGGGGAAAGGAGATGAGTGATTGCTGTCGACGTGGATGGATGATGCTCGTGCAGCCACTGCTGACACGTTGCATCAGTGTGAGCCGCAACCCACAGCAAAGG
The nucleotide sequence above comes from Leishmania donovani BPK282A1 complete genome, chromosome 29. Encoded proteins:
- a CDS encoding D-lactate dehydrogenase-like protein — translated: MSAVEEFEFEPFTARQSKYKACLDELVGLNLGPKSMVTDAVTLRKFYSKDKSSHAGSVPVAAVRPNSTEQVAAVVQVCAKYKVPMTPRGAGTGIEGACIPYAGGIVIDTDRLTRMDFDLDNSCVWVGAGVRKMTLNKAAAKHGFVFGPDPSSNPCVGGMVATSGSGMCTLRYGTTRENVLSLRVVTPQGTVVQTRQVVRKSSAGLELTQLYIGSEGTLGVICEVCFRLFPIQKCSSGGVGFFDTTHAAVRAVVALKQQGVPHTLLRCELLNKESVAAANSYNKTNLRVSACVLLEFVCDNEGRRHIHGDYKKVAAVFKKFGAKEIRYLKDGKAMDTVWEARRSCFFSAMHAGKTKSAQKVITTDVCVPISRLAECVEATEEDFKQNSRPCLICAHISDGNFHTLVPYTDAADLKRARELEIRMVRRAVEMGGTVSGEHGVGIGKVRHVTQEHGEAHICVQETIKKALDPDNIMNPGCFYPFQQVMYPTAHL